Proteins from a single region of Runella sp. SP2:
- a CDS encoding AIM24 family protein — protein sequence MKFNISDYPSSYLSVAFEKGERLITEKGVLIFCDGEYSFENKVEIESYQNWVAKLFGKSISYNIYTANEALKMALSPKDSSEIFKIDVFEDNPVLFEPNLHFARTINLEVKLEKKDWKSTLNDGLKLKTFGSGTVFLKGYGKIILQEIESEKPVYIDEDALIAFEERLEVKTISKGVKELLTSGEGFIYSVKGKGKIWLQTRQKGEDSSSGGLIDGIFSFLK from the coding sequence ATGAAATTTAATATATCTGACTATCCAAGTTCGTATTTATCTGTCGCTTTTGAAAAGGGAGAGAGATTAATTACTGAAAAAGGCGTATTGATATTTTGTGACGGTGAATATTCATTTGAGAACAAAGTTGAGATTGAGAGTTATCAAAATTGGGTTGCTAAATTATTCGGAAAAAGTATTTCTTATAATATTTATACCGCCAATGAAGCATTAAAAATGGCCTTATCGCCAAAAGACAGTTCAGAGATTTTTAAAATTGACGTTTTCGAAGATAATCCTGTGCTTTTTGAGCCAAATTTACACTTTGCAAGAACCATAAATTTAGAGGTTAAATTAGAGAAAAAAGATTGGAAAAGTACTCTAAATGATGGGCTAAAGTTGAAAACTTTTGGAAGTGGAACCGTATTTTTAAAAGGATATGGAAAAATTATATTACAAGAAATAGAATCAGAGAAACCTGTGTACATTGATGAGGATGCTCTGATTGCATTTGAGGAAAGACTTGAAGTTAAGACCATATCAAAAGGCGTGAAAGAACTGCTTACGAGTGGAGAAGGGTTCATTTATTCTGTAAAAGGGAAAGGTAAAATATGGTTACAAACAAGGCAAAAAGGTGAAGATTCAAGTAGTGGTGGATTAATAGACGGAATATTTAGCTTTTTAAAATAA
- a CDS encoding SgcJ/EcaC family oxidoreductase, whose translation MKLNAFVSVLISALVVVAMSNIHAQTKSDTTSIENIVNDEVSAWNKGDAINYSKHFAEDGTFTNILGMFFTGHQSFVARHDDIFKGKFKDTRLEMKIVALKFVRPDVALVECLTWTSGFLNGPLPGTVLDDKGRLCTRLLQVMAKTDGEWKIMTYHNVEVKK comes from the coding sequence ATGAAATTAAATGCTTTTGTTAGTGTATTGATAAGTGCCCTTGTCGTAGTAGCAATGAGTAACATACATGCTCAGACCAAATCAGATACAACAAGCATCGAAAATATTGTGAATGATGAAGTAAGTGCTTGGAACAAAGGCGACGCAATCAATTATTCAAAACACTTTGCTGAAGACGGTACTTTTACAAATATTTTGGGAATGTTTTTTACAGGGCATCAATCCTTTGTCGCGCGACATGACGATATTTTCAAAGGTAAATTTAAGGATACCAGGCTTGAGATGAAAATCGTAGCACTAAAATTCGTTCGACCCGATGTTGCCCTTGTCGAGTGTCTTACTTGGACATCAGGTTTTTTAAATGGCCCTTTACCAGGTACGGTGTTGGACGATAAGGGGCGTCTTTGTACACGATTATTACAGGTAATGGCAAAAACGGATGGCGAATGGAAAATTATGACGTATCACAATGTTGAGGTCAAAAAATAA
- a CDS encoding serine hydrolase — MKKLSRFCIVFLSLCLLNCSKNTISESTLSTAEDLDLSFKALSQDMLFAGFAVTVVKKDKILFQSAYGQADMAKNVPYTNQTLQPIGSISKTFVGVVLMKAIEQGHFTLETPINDILPFKITNPNVPNSIIRIKHLATHTSGIVDDENVYLNNYSILAGENTSRPIAQRMIKELKVGQNGNVWSLPDFLKAYFTVGGQFYQKTNFLSADAGTTYSYSNIGAALAAYLIEVKTGKSYADYCTENIFKPLGMNQTTFTITPDSRSKMAMLYFERNNPFPFYKMATYPDGGLITSNEDLSKYFVEMMKGLSGESTFLKKESFDVLFKKQFEVGKMPAQFDGKEDNSGIFWFYFKNGRLGHTGGDFGVTTIMAFYPDTKTGFIFLTNTETELIDNADPIKKQLNVITSNIKEFESHN, encoded by the coding sequence ATGAAGAAGTTGAGTCGCTTCTGCATCGTTTTCTTGAGCCTCTGTTTATTGAATTGCTCAAAGAACACTATCTCTGAAAGTACCCTCTCTACTGCCGAAGATTTAGACCTTAGTTTCAAGGCTTTATCCCAAGATATGCTCTTTGCAGGTTTTGCGGTAACGGTCGTTAAAAAGGATAAAATCTTGTTTCAGAGTGCGTATGGCCAGGCCGATATGGCTAAAAACGTTCCTTACACCAATCAAACTTTACAACCTATTGGTTCTATTAGCAAAACTTTTGTCGGTGTTGTTTTGATGAAAGCCATTGAACAAGGACATTTTACACTCGAAACGCCTATCAACGATATTTTACCTTTCAAAATTACTAATCCGAATGTCCCCAACAGTATTATTCGAATAAAACACCTCGCTACGCATACATCAGGCATTGTCGATGATGAGAATGTCTATCTAAACAATTACAGCATTTTAGCAGGTGAAAATACCAGTAGACCTATTGCCCAACGTATGATAAAAGAATTGAAGGTAGGCCAGAATGGTAATGTTTGGTCATTGCCCGACTTCCTGAAAGCCTACTTCACTGTGGGCGGACAATTTTACCAAAAAACCAATTTTTTATCCGCAGATGCTGGTACTACTTATAGTTATTCCAATATTGGAGCTGCTTTAGCTGCGTATTTAATAGAAGTAAAAACAGGAAAATCGTATGCTGATTATTGCACTGAAAACATTTTCAAGCCTTTGGGTATGAACCAAACTACCTTTACTATTACGCCCGATAGTCGTTCCAAAATGGCTATGCTCTATTTTGAACGTAATAACCCGTTCCCTTTTTATAAAATGGCCACCTATCCTGATGGCGGATTGATTACTTCCAATGAAGACTTGAGTAAATATTTTGTTGAAATGATGAAAGGACTTTCGGGAGAATCAACCTTCTTAAAAAAAGAAAGTTTTGATGTGTTGTTTAAAAAACAATTTGAAGTTGGAAAAATGCCAGCCCAATTTGATGGAAAAGAAGATAATTCGGGTATATTTTGGTTTTATTTTAAAAACGGACGCTTAGGGCACACAGGCGGTGATTTTGGGGTGACGACAATCATGGCGTTTTACCCCGATACCAAAACAGGTTTTATTTTTTTGACTAATACAGAAACTGAATTGATAGACAATGCTGACCCTATTAAAAAACAGTTGAATGTAATTACAAGTAATATCAAAGAGTTTGAAAGTCATAATTGA
- a CDS encoding hydrogen peroxide-inducible genes activator, whose amino-acid sequence MNLQQLEYIIAVDTYRHFVTAAEKCFVTQATLSMMIKKLEDELGVKVFDRSRQPVVPTEIGKKLIEQAKVILKETARIRELVESDTQHMQGTLKIGIIPTLSPYLIPLFLPSFLQKYPEIKLQIHELTTNEIIRQLKQNQLDAGLLAIPLQDTDITVQHLFYEEFVVYTAKTDQLLTKKYLLPKDIDLKRLWLLDEGHCLRNQVINLCELKVQERHFRQVDLSSASIETIKKIVEINEGITVLPALAVNDLSEQEKNNIRHFQLPAPVREIGIASFRYFVKEKLIEALKTEILAHIPEQMKTSNQKQVIDTGLV is encoded by the coding sequence ATGAACTTACAACAATTAGAATACATCATCGCCGTTGATACCTATCGCCATTTTGTAACGGCGGCCGAAAAATGTTTTGTTACGCAGGCGACCTTGAGTATGATGATTAAAAAATTGGAAGACGAGCTTGGCGTCAAAGTTTTTGACCGAAGCCGACAACCCGTTGTTCCGACCGAAATTGGGAAAAAACTGATTGAACAAGCCAAAGTCATCTTGAAAGAAACGGCTCGTATTCGCGAACTCGTCGAATCGGATACGCAACACATGCAAGGAACGCTAAAAATCGGGATTATCCCGACGCTTTCTCCGTACTTGATTCCGCTTTTTTTGCCTTCTTTCTTGCAGAAATATCCTGAGATAAAATTACAAATTCACGAGTTAACAACCAATGAGATTATTCGACAATTGAAACAAAATCAGTTGGATGCGGGATTGTTGGCCATTCCTTTACAAGATACGGACATTACGGTTCAGCACTTGTTTTACGAGGAGTTTGTGGTATATACGGCCAAAACAGATCAGTTGCTGACCAAAAAGTATTTGTTGCCCAAAGACATTGACCTCAAACGTCTTTGGCTTTTGGACGAAGGGCATTGTTTGCGTAATCAAGTGATTAATTTGTGTGAATTGAAAGTGCAAGAGCGCCATTTTCGTCAGGTTGATTTGTCTTCGGCGAGTATCGAGACGATTAAAAAGATTGTTGAAATCAACGAGGGCATCACGGTTTTACCTGCATTGGCGGTCAATGATTTGAGCGAACAAGAAAAAAATAACATTCGCCATTTTCAATTGCCCGCGCCAGTGCGGGAGATAGGCATTGCGAGTTTTCGGTATTTTGTCAAAGAAAAGTTGATTGAAGCCCTCAAAACCGAAATCTTGGCCCACATTCCTGAACAAATGAAGACCAGCAACCAAAAACAAGTCATTGATACGGGGTTGGTGTAG
- a CDS encoding M14 metallopeptidase family protein, protein MRKLLPLLILALVCHLGWAQIPSPKEHFGFNIGDDYMLANYTQTEAYFKKLATSDRVKLVNIGKTEEGRDQPMLIVTSPENHKKLARFQEISTKMARAEGLTDAQARELANEGKAIVWIDGGIHSNETVAWMQLIETAYQLVSRKDAEVSRILDNVVILMTHINPDGQELVANWYMRNATPEKRSLGQLPRLYQKYAGHDNNRDFFMLQLKETQNVGRQLFVDWIPQIMYNHHQRGPAGSVLAGPPYRDPFNYVFHPLMVTGIDALGAAMINRLIAEEKPGFTRLGGSVFSTWYNGGLRTTTHFHNQIGLLTEIIGGPTPETVPLVPNRLIPNGNTPFPVTPQKWYFKQSIDYSVSCNYAVLDYAARHHDELLYNIYVMGKNSIERGSKDYWTLSPKKSEAIVEAQKNDKTEKPAAPEAPDPFGMRGGIPAKYYDQVLKDPKTRDARGYIIPVTQSDFATATKFVNALIRTGIQVHKATADFTVEGKTYPAGSFVVKTAQSFRPHVLDMFEPQDHPNDFPYPGGPPTRPYDAAGWTLAYQMGVKFDRILNGFDGPFQAIPYGELQSVTGKVDAAAPAGYTLSSQANNVYIAVNDLLSAGIPVFRLPQGAGSAEAGAFYVPASSKVKPLLEKAAKELGVDAVGVAKKPTGTLVKVAPSRIALWDTYGGSMPSGWVRLLMEQYRFPMQVIYSQEIDAGELRKKFDVIVFVTRAIPAPPSAGRENDPYAAFAGGEPKADDIPAEYRASLGRITVDKSIPQLKKFMEEGGKIVTIGTSANLAYHLGVPVRNALTEMTNAGVERPLPAEKYYIPGSLLRVTLDSTQAATWGMANQADVYFDSSPVFKLAPAAVAKGEVKPLIWFSADKPLRSGWAWGQSYLRDGVAAFEAPIGAGKLTVFGPEITFRAQSQGTFKLLFNQLYTTN, encoded by the coding sequence ATGAGAAAACTGTTACCGCTCCTAATCCTGGCGCTTGTATGTCATCTTGGGTGGGCGCAAATCCCGTCTCCCAAAGAGCATTTTGGCTTCAACATTGGCGACGATTACATGCTTGCCAACTACACCCAAACCGAGGCTTATTTTAAAAAATTGGCCACTTCTGACCGTGTTAAATTAGTAAACATTGGTAAAACAGAGGAAGGCCGTGACCAACCTATGTTGATTGTGACGTCGCCCGAAAACCATAAAAAATTGGCGCGTTTTCAAGAAATTTCGACCAAAATGGCGCGCGCTGAGGGACTTACGGATGCCCAGGCGCGTGAGCTTGCCAATGAAGGTAAGGCCATTGTGTGGATTGACGGAGGGATTCACTCCAACGAAACGGTGGCTTGGATGCAGCTCATCGAAACGGCTTATCAGTTGGTTTCGCGTAAAGATGCAGAAGTTAGTCGTATTCTTGATAATGTGGTAATTTTGATGACCCACATCAACCCCGACGGTCAGGAATTGGTTGCCAATTGGTATATGCGTAACGCAACGCCTGAGAAACGTTCGTTGGGACAATTGCCGCGCTTGTATCAAAAATACGCGGGTCACGACAACAACCGCGATTTCTTCATGTTGCAGTTGAAAGAGACACAAAACGTAGGTCGCCAATTGTTTGTTGACTGGATTCCGCAAATTATGTACAACCACCACCAACGTGGGCCTGCGGGGTCGGTATTGGCGGGGCCTCCGTACCGCGATCCGTTCAACTACGTATTTCACCCCTTGATGGTGACAGGAATTGATGCCTTAGGCGCGGCGATGATTAATCGCTTGATTGCGGAAGAAAAACCTGGTTTTACGCGTTTGGGCGGGTCGGTTTTCTCAACTTGGTACAACGGAGGCTTGCGTACAACGACGCACTTCCACAACCAAATTGGTTTGTTGACCGAAATCATCGGTGGGCCTACACCCGAAACAGTGCCGTTGGTGCCTAACCGTTTGATTCCGAACGGAAATACACCTTTCCCCGTAACACCTCAAAAATGGTACTTCAAGCAGTCAATTGACTACTCGGTATCGTGTAATTATGCTGTGTTGGACTACGCCGCTCGTCACCACGACGAATTGTTGTATAATATATATGTAATGGGTAAAAACTCCATTGAGCGTGGTAGCAAAGATTATTGGACGCTTTCACCCAAAAAATCGGAAGCCATTGTAGAAGCCCAGAAAAATGATAAAACCGAAAAACCAGCGGCTCCTGAAGCACCCGATCCATTCGGAATGCGTGGTGGAATCCCTGCCAAGTACTACGATCAAGTGTTGAAAGACCCTAAAACACGCGATGCACGTGGCTATATCATTCCTGTGACTCAGTCAGACTTCGCAACAGCGACGAAGTTTGTGAATGCGTTGATTCGTACGGGTATTCAAGTACACAAAGCTACGGCCGATTTTACGGTAGAAGGCAAAACTTACCCAGCAGGTTCGTTCGTAGTAAAAACAGCGCAATCATTCCGTCCGCACGTGTTGGATATGTTTGAACCGCAAGATCACCCGAACGACTTCCCTTATCCAGGTGGTCCTCCAACGCGTCCTTACGATGCCGCAGGTTGGACGTTGGCTTACCAAATGGGGGTGAAATTTGACCGTATCTTAAACGGTTTTGATGGGCCTTTCCAAGCCATTCCATACGGAGAGCTTCAGTCAGTAACGGGCAAAGTGGATGCAGCTGCCCCAGCTGGTTATACGTTGAGCAGCCAAGCCAACAACGTTTACATTGCCGTGAATGATTTATTGAGTGCTGGTATTCCAGTATTTCGTTTGCCGCAAGGGGCAGGAAGCGCGGAAGCAGGTGCTTTTTATGTTCCAGCTTCGTCAAAAGTAAAACCATTGTTGGAAAAAGCAGCCAAAGAATTGGGTGTTGATGCCGTGGGAGTAGCCAAAAAACCTACAGGGACGTTGGTGAAAGTAGCTCCTTCGCGGATTGCTTTGTGGGATACTTACGGTGGTTCGATGCCTTCAGGTTGGGTACGTTTGTTGATGGAACAATACCGTTTCCCAATGCAAGTAATTTATTCTCAAGAAATAGACGCGGGCGAATTGCGTAAGAAATTCGACGTCATTGTGTTTGTTACGCGCGCTATTCCTGCGCCACCAAGTGCAGGTCGTGAAAATGACCCTTACGCCGCTTTTGCGGGAGGTGAGCCTAAAGCGGATGATATTCCAGCCGAATATCGTGCGTCGTTGGGACGTATTACGGTCGATAAGTCGATTCCACAATTGAAGAAATTTATGGAAGAAGGTGGAAAAATTGTAACCATCGGTACCAGTGCCAACTTGGCGTATCACTTAGGAGTACCAGTGCGTAATGCCCTTACCGAAATGACGAATGCGGGGGTAGAGCGCCCGTTACCTGCCGAAAAATATTACATTCCAGGAAGTTTGTTGCGCGTAACGCTTGATTCGACGCAGGCCGCTACGTGGGGAATGGCCAACCAAGCCGACGTGTATTTTGACTCAAGCCCTGTGTTTAAACTAGCCCCTGCGGCGGTTGCCAAAGGCGAAGTAAAACCGTTGATTTGGTTTAGTGCCGACAAGCCACTCCGCTCAGGATGGGCGTGGGGACAAAGCTACCTACGCGATGGGGTAGCCGCTTTTGAAGCACCCATTGGCGCTGGAAAACTCACCGTTTTTGGTCCAGAAATTACCTTCCGTGCGCAATCACAAGGAACGTTTAAGTTGCTGTTTAACCAACTTTATACGACCAACTAA
- the katG gene encoding catalase/peroxidase HPI, whose amino-acid sequence MDSVHHNGNGESKCPFSGAVLTTKGVGGKGMTNRDWWPNMLKLNILRQHSTLSNPMDKGFNYAEEFKSLDLQAVKNDLFELMTTSQDWWPADYGHYGPFFIRMAWHSAGTYRTADGRGGAGTGTQRFAPLNSWPDNGNLDKARLLLWPIKKKYGKKLSWADLMILAGNCALESMGFKTFGFGGGREDIWEPEEDVYWGAEKEWLALSNNPHSRYSGERNLENPLAAVQMGLIYVNPEGPDGNPDPLAAAHDIRVTFGRMAMNDEETVALIAGGHTFGKAHGAADPGQYVGAEPAGADITAQSMGWLNSYETGNAQYTITSGLEGAWTSTPTKWSNNYFWNLFGYEWELTKSPAGAHQWKPKHGMGADSVPDAHDPSKRHAPIMFTTDLALRFDPAYEKISRRFYENPDEFADAFARAWFKLTHRDMGPRARYLGPEVPAEVLIWQDPIPAVTHELIDDQDIASLKAAILASGLSVSELVSTAWASASTFRGSDKRGGANGARVRLAPQKDWAANDPAQLAKVLEVLEGIQASFNSTQSSKQVSIADLIVLGGSAGIEQAAKNAGLDITVPFTPGRGDASQEQTDVESFDVLEPIADGFRNFSKGQYTVSAEEMLVDKAQLLTLTAPEMTALVGGLRVLNANTGKSKHGVFTDRPETLTNDFFVNLIDFGTTWRATSDAQNVFVGSDRATGEPKWTATRVDLIFGSNSELRAIAEVYACEDAHEKFAHDFVAAWTKVMNLDRFDLA is encoded by the coding sequence ATGGATTCAGTACATCACAATGGTAATGGCGAAAGCAAATGCCCATTTTCTGGGGCAGTACTAACAACAAAAGGCGTAGGCGGCAAGGGTATGACCAACCGCGACTGGTGGCCTAACATGTTGAAATTGAACATTCTTCGTCAGCACTCTACGTTGTCGAACCCAATGGACAAAGGCTTTAACTACGCCGAAGAGTTCAAATCACTCGATTTACAAGCGGTTAAAAACGACCTTTTCGAATTGATGACCACCTCACAAGATTGGTGGCCAGCCGACTATGGTCACTACGGGCCATTCTTTATCCGTATGGCGTGGCACAGCGCAGGTACGTACCGCACAGCTGATGGCCGTGGTGGAGCAGGTACAGGAACGCAACGTTTTGCACCACTCAACAGCTGGCCTGACAACGGCAACCTCGACAAAGCGCGTTTGTTGCTTTGGCCAATCAAAAAGAAATACGGTAAAAAACTCTCTTGGGCCGATTTGATGATTTTGGCAGGTAACTGCGCCCTCGAATCAATGGGCTTCAAAACGTTCGGTTTTGGTGGTGGTCGCGAGGATATTTGGGAACCCGAAGAGGACGTATATTGGGGAGCAGAAAAAGAGTGGTTGGCGTTAAGCAACAACCCTCATAGCCGCTACTCAGGTGAGCGCAACTTGGAAAATCCGTTGGCAGCCGTACAAATGGGGTTGATTTACGTTAACCCAGAAGGCCCTGATGGTAATCCAGACCCGCTTGCTGCGGCGCACGATATTCGCGTAACGTTTGGACGGATGGCCATGAACGACGAAGAAACCGTTGCGTTGATTGCGGGTGGTCACACCTTCGGAAAAGCGCACGGTGCCGCTGACCCAGGCCAATACGTAGGAGCTGAACCAGCAGGTGCTGACATTACCGCACAAAGCATGGGATGGCTTAACTCATACGAAACAGGTAACGCTCAATATACCATTACAAGTGGTTTGGAAGGCGCATGGACTTCAACGCCAACCAAGTGGAGCAACAATTATTTCTGGAATCTTTTTGGATACGAGTGGGAATTGACAAAAAGCCCCGCGGGCGCTCACCAGTGGAAGCCTAAGCACGGCATGGGTGCCGATAGCGTACCAGACGCCCACGACCCATCGAAACGCCACGCGCCTATCATGTTTACGACCGATTTAGCATTGCGTTTTGACCCTGCATACGAAAAAATCTCTCGTCGTTTCTACGAAAATCCTGATGAATTTGCTGACGCGTTTGCGCGTGCTTGGTTCAAATTGACGCACCGCGACATGGGGCCACGTGCTCGCTACCTTGGCCCAGAAGTGCCAGCAGAAGTATTAATTTGGCAAGACCCTATCCCTGCTGTTACGCACGAACTAATTGACGACCAAGACATTGCTTCACTCAAAGCTGCAATTTTAGCATCAGGCTTGTCAGTTTCTGAACTTGTTTCTACGGCTTGGGCTTCGGCTTCGACCTTCCGTGGCTCCGATAAACGTGGTGGTGCCAACGGTGCCCGCGTTCGTTTGGCTCCTCAAAAGGATTGGGCTGCCAACGATCCTGCACAATTGGCGAAAGTATTGGAAGTGTTAGAAGGTATCCAAGCGTCTTTCAACAGCACGCAATCGAGCAAGCAAGTCTCGATCGCCGACCTTATCGTGTTGGGTGGAAGTGCGGGTATTGAGCAAGCAGCTAAAAACGCAGGGCTTGACATTACAGTACCGTTTACACCAGGTCGTGGCGATGCCTCACAAGAGCAAACCGACGTTGAGTCGTTTGATGTATTGGAACCAATCGCTGACGGTTTCCGCAACTTCTCGAAAGGTCAGTACACCGTTTCAGCCGAAGAAATGCTCGTTGACAAAGCGCAATTATTGACTTTGACAGCGCCAGAAATGACGGCGTTGGTGGGTGGTTTGCGCGTACTCAATGCCAATACTGGCAAATCGAAGCACGGCGTATTCACTGACCGTCCTGAGACACTTACCAACGATTTCTTCGTTAATTTGATTGATTTCGGAACGACTTGGAGAGCAACGTCGGATGCGCAAAACGTATTTGTAGGCAGCGACCGCGCTACGGGCGAGCCAAAATGGACAGCGACGCGAGTTGACCTTATTTTTGGTTCAAACTCGGAGCTTCGTGCCATCGCCGAAGTGTATGCTTGTGAAGATGCGCACGAGAAATTTGCGCACGATTTCGTAGCCGCTTGGACGAAGGTGATGAACCTCGACCGTTTTGATTTAGCATAA
- a CDS encoding AraC family transcriptional regulator: MRFTLSIYNLIEIIAVFQGYIFAILLIIRAKKQERYSDYWLGLLLITISTYMLRYAMADIVPEKPNSFIIRLMSCSYMAVGVCIFLYFKTQINSHYRVTRKDLVHFLPFFLYFILFCINSVQIFRHHGKWERPLFFQIASWFFYTYRTVGTIVYWYLSWQLYQNYRKWLPTERSDTEGVRFVWFKRFLIAIGVLIFSGIVLNFIDVFIFTTPLWLDAFQGILVAICIYYLSIEGYTYFQPEGLRYGTTNESIEETTTDHQQTVMIAKMPPQEIEMWKNKILDLLQKERLYLHPELTLTDFSQHLQTHNKLISGVINEVFEKNFNDFINEYRVNLFKEKVNDPKLKHLTMLSIALECGFNSKSTFNRAVKKATGKMPSEFLK; this comes from the coding sequence ATGCGTTTTACTCTTAGTATCTACAATTTAATAGAAATAATCGCGGTTTTTCAGGGGTATATCTTTGCCATTTTACTCATCATCAGAGCAAAGAAACAAGAACGTTATTCCGATTATTGGTTGGGTTTACTGTTAATCACCATTAGTACGTATATGTTGCGGTATGCGATGGCTGATATTGTACCCGAAAAACCCAATTCTTTTATCATTCGATTGATGTCGTGCAGTTATATGGCGGTGGGGGTATGTATTTTCCTTTATTTTAAGACTCAAATCAATAGTCATTATCGAGTTACTCGGAAGGATTTAGTGCATTTTCTGCCTTTTTTCCTGTATTTTATTCTGTTTTGCATCAATTCTGTTCAAATTTTTCGACACCATGGTAAGTGGGAACGCCCGCTATTTTTCCAAATAGCAAGCTGGTTTTTTTATACCTATCGAACCGTCGGTACAATCGTTTATTGGTATTTATCGTGGCAATTGTATCAAAATTACCGAAAATGGCTACCTACCGAACGTTCTGATACTGAGGGGGTGCGTTTTGTCTGGTTTAAAAGATTTCTGATTGCCATCGGGGTTTTGATATTTTCGGGTATTGTGCTCAATTTCATTGATGTTTTCATCTTTACAACTCCCCTATGGCTTGATGCGTTTCAAGGGATTTTGGTGGCTATTTGTATTTACTATTTGAGCATAGAGGGCTATACTTATTTTCAACCAGAAGGTTTACGATACGGAACTACAAACGAAAGTATTGAAGAAACCACAACAGATCATCAACAAACCGTAATGATTGCCAAAATGCCACCGCAAGAGATTGAAATGTGGAAAAATAAAATTTTAGACTTGTTGCAAAAAGAGCGTTTGTACCTTCATCCTGAATTAACGTTAACAGATTTCTCACAGCATTTGCAGACGCATAACAAGCTTATTTCGGGTGTTATCAACGAAGTTTTTGAAAAAAATTTCAATGATTTTATCAACGAATACCGGGTCAATCTTTTTAAAGAAAAAGTAAATGACCCCAAGTTGAAACATCTCACTATGTTATCCATTGCATTAGAATGTGGTTTTAATTCAAAATCTACGTTCAATCGGGCTGTAAAAAAAGCTACAGGTAAGATGCCTTCAGAATTTTTGAAATAA